A genomic stretch from Mya arenaria isolate MELC-2E11 chromosome 10, ASM2691426v1 includes:
- the LOC128206982 gene encoding multiple epidermal growth factor-like domains protein 10: protein MESTYWLLAVAVVMSMSYVSVEGTPGSNCTGNADICADNETCSDPTCVTREYNDGCLFPDKCLLGLIRYSDTCKTSMKCVCVTIFSVYVNIFSKGSCKTGKLGDKGVCDNTTGKCACTTGYSWEAEKCKANGYGHACTANEDCKSGNLGDKGVCDTTTRKCACITGYSWEAEKCAANGHDHACTANEDCKSGNLGDKGVCDTTTSKCACITGYSWEAEKCATNGHDHACTANEDCKSGNLGDKGVCDTTNSKCACITGYSWEAEKCAANGYNHTCSNENDCQSGNLGDKGVCDNTTKMCDCNDSYSWKGDNCTANGYNDTCNTTPDCQLGSLGENGTCNIATKMCHCKDGFFWEVDMCKANGAADVIISMTLMLGAFFYKKIV from the exons GAGTCCACGTACTGGCTACTTGCGGTTGCGGTGGTGATGTCGATGTCCTACGTTTCTGTTGAAGGCA CTCCGGGTTCTAACTGTACAGGCAATGCAGACATTTGCGCTGACAATGAGACATGTTCTGACCCAACATGTGTAACTAGAG AATACAACGATGGTTGCCTATTTCCCGATAAGTGTCTTTTGGGGCTTATACGTTATTCGGACACCTGTAAAACATCCATGAAATGTGTCTGCGTGACCATATTCTCCGTGTATGTGAACATTTTCAGCAAAG GATCCTGTAAAACGGGGAAATTGGGAGACAAGGGCGTCTGTGACAACACTACAGGCAAATGTGCCTGCACTACAGGTTACTCGTGGGAGGCGGAGAAATGCAAAGCCAATG gaTACGGCCATGCTTGCACTGCCAACGAGGACTGTAAATCGGGGAATTTAGGAGACAAGGGCGTCTGTGACACCACCACTAGGAAATGTGCCTGCATAACAGGTTACTCGTGGGAGGCGGAGAAATGCGCAGCCAATG gACACGACCATGCTTGCACTGCCAACGAGGACTGTAAATCGGGGAATTTAGGAGACAAGGGCGTCTGTGACACCACCACTAGCAAATGTGCCTGCATAACAGGTTACTCGTGGGAGGCGGAGAAATGCGCAACCAATG GACACGACCATGCTTGCACTGCCAACGAGGACTGTAAATCGGGGAATTTAGGAGACAAGGGCGTCTGTGACACCACCAATAGCAAATGTGCCTGCATAACAGGTTACTCGTGGGAGGCGGAGAAATGCGCAGCCAATG GATACAACCATACTTGCAGCAATGAGAATGACTGTCAGTCAGGGAATTTAGGAGACAAGGGTGTCTGTGACAACACCACTAAGATGTGTGACTGCAATGACAGCTACTCCTGGAAAGGGGACAACTGCACAGCCAATG GGTACAACGATACTTGCAATACCACTCCGGACTGTCAACTAGGGAGTTTAGGAGAGAATGGCACCTGTAACATCGCCACCAAGATGTGTCACTGCAAGGACGGCTTCTTCTGGGAAGTGGATATGTGCAAAGCTAATG GTGCGGCAGATGTGATCATATCTATGACGCTGATGCTAGGAGCCTTCTTCTACAAGAAGATAGTTTAG
- the LOC128207001 gene encoding multiple epidermal growth factor-like domains protein 10, translating to MDTKYWILAVGVVVAMSYASVEGGSVCTPTCNANQTCNSNNMCECLPAYKLMDSACMAKEYDDACTAAANCQSGHLGAWGTCTSGKCACSSGYTLYMKMCSKGYDDTCTNAAECKTGSLGAWGTCTSGKCACMAEYTWYMNMCSKGYDDACTADANCTSGNLGNRGVCKSSKCACHNDYSWAGGVCSKGAAGVTISITLMLAALLSRKLF from the exons ATG GATACAAAGTACTGGATACTGGCGGTAGGAGTGGTGGTGGCGATGTCATACGCTTCTGTTGAAGGCG GCAGTGTCTGCACTCCTACATGTAATGCCAACCAGACCTGTAACAGCAATAACATGTGTGAGTGCTTACCTGCATACAAGTTAATGGACAGTGCCTGCATGGCTAAAG AATACGACGATGCTTGCACTGCTGCCGCGAACTGCCAATCAGGGCATTTAGGAGCCTGGGGCACCTGCACATCCGGCAAATGTGCCTGCTCGAGCGGATACACCCTTTATATGAAGATGTGCAGCAAAG gATACGACGATACTTGCACAAATGCCGCGGAGTGTAAAACAGGGTCGTTAGGAGCCTGGGGCACCTGTACATCCGGCAAATGTGCCTGCATGGCCGAATACACCTGGTATATGAACATGTGCAGCAAAG GATACGACGATGCTTGCACTGCCGACGCGAACTGTACATCTGGAAATTTAGGAAACCGTGGCGTCTGTAAATCCAGTAAATGTGCTTGCCATAACGACTATAGCTGGGCAGGAGGAGTGTGCAGCAAAG GCGCCGCGGGTGTGACCATTTCTATCACTCTGATGCTTGCAGCCCTCTTGTCCAGGAAGCTATTTTAG
- the LOC128206023 gene encoding uncharacterized protein LOC128206023, which yields MQSQSGPTVPVSHDVICSWLWRYLNKIKVVVIVDVVVDVVVVIVVVVVDGDVVVDGVVVVDGDVVVDGVVVVDGVVVVDGDVVVDGDVVVDGDVVVDGVAVVDGVVVVDGVVVVDGVVVVDGDVVVDGVVVVDGVDGIVVVDGVVVVDGVVVVDGDVVVDGVVVVDGVVVVVGVDGDVVVDGVVVVDGVDGVVVVDGDVVVDGVDGVVVVDGDVVVDGVVVVDGDVVVDGDVVVDGVVVVDGVVVVDGVVVVDGVVVVDGVMGLL from the coding sequence atgcaatCACAATCGGGTCCAACAGTTCCTGTTAGCCACGATGTGATATGTTCTTGGTTATGgcgatatttaaacaaaataaaggtcGTTGTTATTGTTGATGTCGTTGTTGATGTCGTTGTTGTTATTGTGGTTGTTGTGGTTGATGGAGATGTTGTGGTTGATGGGGTTGTTGTGGTTGATGGGGATGTTGTGGTTGATGGGGTTGTTGTGGTTGATGGGGTTGTTGTGGTTGATGGGGATGTTGTGGTTGATGGGGATGTTGTGGTTGATGGGGATGTTGTGGTTGATGGGGTTGCTGTGGTTGATGGGGTTGTTGTGGTTGATGGGGTTGTTGTGGTTGATGGGGTTGTTGTGGTTGATGGGGATGTTGTGGTTGATGGGGTTGTTGTGGTTGATGGGGTTGATGGGATTGTTGTGGTTGATGGGGTTGTTGTGGTTGATGGGGTTGTTGTGGTTGATGGGGATGTTGTGGTTGATGGGGTTGTTGTGGTTGATGgggttgttgtggttgttggGGTTGATGGGGATGTTGTGGTTGATGGGGTTGTTGTGGTTGATGGGGTTGATGGGGTTGTTGTGGTTGATGGGGATGTTGTGGTTGATGGGGTTGATGGGGTTGTTGTGGTTGATGGGGATGTTGTGGTTGATGGGGTTGTTGTGGTTGATGGGGATGTTGTGGTTGATGGGGATGTTGTGGTTGATGGGGTTGTTGTGGTTGATGGGGTTGTTGTGGTTGATGGGGTTGTTGTGGTTGATGGGGTTGTTGTGGTTGATGGGGTGATGGGGTTGTTGTGA